The Glycine soja cultivar W05 chromosome 3, ASM419377v2, whole genome shotgun sequence genome window below encodes:
- the LOC114406044 gene encoding macrophage migration inhibitory factor homolog, giving the protein MPCLNLSTNVSLEGVDTSSILAEATSSVANIIGKPEAYVMIVLKGSVPIAFGGNEQPAAYGELVSIGGLNPSVNKELSAAIASILETKLSVPKSRFFLKFYDTKGSNFGWNGSTF; this is encoded by the exons atgccGTGCCTCAACCTCAGCACCAACGTGTCCCTCGAAGGCGTCGACACCTCTTCCATCCTCGCCGAAGCCACCTCCTCCGTCGCCAACATCATCGGCAAACCCGAAGCC TATGTGATGATTGTACTGAAAGGATCAGTACCCATAGCTTTTGGTGGGAATGAGCAGCCAGCAGCTTATGGAGAATTGGTTTCCATTGGTGGTCTTAACCCTAGTGTAAACAAGGAACTTAGTGCTGCAATTGCTTCAATTCTGGAAACCAAATTGTCAGTGCCGAAGTCGCGGTTCTTCTTGAAATTCTATGACACCAAG GGTTCCAACTTCGGATGGAATGGATCTACATTCTGA